ATGTGAGTTACATTGttacttgtttgtttctttactgtctgcccccccccccttttctttcctccctctctctctctctcacacacacacacacacacacacacacacacacacacactccctcctcaccctctctaactctctctctcttcctttactccccccccccaccaccccccacccaacGACAGTCCGGATCAGTCACGAATCCGACCCACTCCCCCTGGTGTCACTGTCACTTTTGCAGGATCACACGCAACAACTCTCGCTTTCCTGCATTGCAGAGCCCGACACACACATCTATCAAACATGGCCACCTTATAGTCTCACTGGAGCCCCCACCGTGGTGGAAAGAAATATTTTGGagcactgtgcgtgtgtgtgcgtgcatgtgtgtgtgtgtgtgtgtgtgtgtgtgtgtgtgtgtgtgtgtgtgctggggagggattcagagagagagagagagagagggagagagagagagagagagagagagagaggggggttgGGAAAATCTGCCGCAGCCATGCCCAGACTTACATCAGATTGTATTGCTTAAAAATTAACTACTTGTGGTGGGGATGAAAATGATTCACAATATGCAAACTGCAGGAAACCCACCATGTTAAAGCAGCTCGGAGCGACGGATCCATTCCTGCAGACGGAGGTTTGATAAAAGACACACGTGAGccgttattttttaaaaatccggTTGTGATAAAAACGCAGAGGGCCGAGTGGACTGGATGGCGGTGAGGCCACGGGAATCCCTAGACCCCGGCCAACCCCTCGGTGTCTGCTCTGGGCTCGGGTGTTTGGACAAAAAGCAATTTTGATTTGCTGCTCACATTCAAAAACCCTCTGGATGAAACAAGAGGTCAGGCAGGAGACAGTGTGACACCGGTGCACACAAAACATGAGCAGCAGGGAGCAGCCATGTGAGTTAAGGGAAAGAAATGTTATGCAGGAATAAGGATTTTGAAGATTTAATGCATTCAACAGGAAAAGCTAATTAAACCTGCAACAACTAATGCAGTAATCAATACGTCATAATCACTGAATATTCACTCAGAGCAGCAAAAGTCCATTATAAGTAGAAGAGGCCTTTGTCCTTATGAATCTAATGAAAGTCTCAGGTGACGATTCCGAGTGAGACAGTAGCTGGACAGAAAACCTTGTATTACAACGTATTTACCTGATGACTAACAAATCTGAGCAGCCTGATGTAATGTCGCACTGACCTCTTTCCCTATTAGACATCGTCACGCGTCACAGTAGGAAAAAGCACACGTGTAACTCAAATATGAAGTCATTACGGCTGGATTCCattcagctgcttcagtttgCTTTTCCTTCGAAGAAAAGAGAATCAGGGAAACGTCCTCATACTTGCGCATAACGGTTTTGCTTCGACAGTAGATGCAGCTGGAGTTGTAGGTCAGAGAATAACTAAAATCTGACTCTCAAAATCctcaaaatatttgaaaacatgTACAGTCAAAGATTATCTGCagtaaaaaaagcaaagaaaactatatgaaaatatgttttttctatatttcttatTCCCACAGATAAATAAGATATTTCTTAAGTTTCGAATTCACTACAATGGAAATAAAAGTCTTACTTGTGCTCTTACGCTCATACATGGTTGCCACAACGTTTTTTTTGAAGCATGGATATGTCAGGTTAGTCAGTGCATCAACCAATGACACAATAAGTTAATAAGTGGAAACAGTAGGTTATTGAAAACCAATTAGAAAAGGACTTAATAAGCAGGAAATCACAGCTAAACCGTAACCAGGAGTGTTCCAGGGGACCTTTGGGGGCCCCTGCCTGATTTGCCTACCCTGATGCAACGCCCCTGATTGGAAGGAGCTCTGTGCCCTAATTTCTAAGATTATTTATGTGATTCAAATGCAATTTCACCCAAATGGTACTTTTGGTATTAACCTAAGGCCCAAACCTTAAATGAAACCATTTCAAATCCCAGAAACTAGAATTAATTGTTGTTGCAACAACTTTTCAAAGAATGACGTACCAGCACTGGATATTTCTGTCTAATGTGAcaagacagagggaaaagagaagcGACAACAATGTGACACAAGGTGAGAGTCTCGATTTAACGTGTTGCTTCCTGACAGCTCACCCTTCGATACCTCCGCTACACTGAGTCAACCACgacttctgcttcctctcctcacctgcGCTCTCGCCTGCTCAATACGCGTAACTCTGTCAGCCACGGCTTTCATACCAATAACTGGAAACCATGTAAACAAGCATTTCAATTATGCCTCATCGGCTGTGCACTCTCCcgacctccctctctctctctctctctctctctctctctctctatctctggTGCAACAGGTGCCTGAACAGCTCCGGCTTGCACGCGGCCACAAATGAGAAGGGAGGAATTTGTTAGTGTCGGATCCAACGGCCACATCtgccaagagagagagagagagagagagagagagagagagagagagagagagagagagacagagacagtgtgATGCAAGaaacaagagggggggggggggggggggggggagagagaggaggagatgttgTGTATCTGTGCTGTGAAAGTGCAAACCCTTCCCACCTCCCATCCCCTAAAGCCTCTGGCCACTGAGGTGTCTGCAGTTGCCAGATTGTGTGGCTGGCGAGACGGCcgcagtgtatgtgtgtagttTATATATCCTcacccacagcatcccagtgtgtgtgtgtgtgtgtgtgtgtgtgtgtgtgtgtgtgtgtgtgtgtgtgtgtgtgtgtgtgtgtgtgtgtgtgtgtgtgtagggaggGGGTATCTGTAGCAGtgactgtgcatgtgtctgaCGATGTGTCTACACTATATGGGAGAGCCAGATATGCTGGCGGCCCTGACACACTGCACTACTGTGCTGTTGCTGTgactgctcccccccccctcctcctcctccaccgccgCTGCCACCAACCCACCCCCGTGTCCGTTTGGCGGGGGAGACATGTCGAAGATGAGAGGGGGAAAGCGCCTCCCTTGGGTACTGCACTCCAGCTAACACAGATTTTATGCGATGTGACAgaacacagagggagacagcggctcagagctgagctgagctgaaaCGAGCGAGCGACCCAGGGAGCAGATCATGATTAAATAACACCCATGCAGAAGAGGATGTGAAGAAGGATGTCACCCTGACATATTCCAACAAAGCGTTCCATGTACATGTCTCACATATATTCTAGTGGAGCATGAGTCAGCTCATAGTCCAATTATGAGTCTCGGGCTGTTTCAGATTAGCAGACTCTGAAGGACGTGTTTCATTTGCTGCACAAAACACTCTTTAAATCTCACCTATTGCCTCATAAGCCCATTCATatacagatttaaataaaaaggatatATTCAATCAAAGTCATAGAAAGACACTGGTCATTTACAACCATTATTCAGGTCCTGTTTCTCCTGCTAATCAAAGTATTTTAGGTCATCTGATCACACGACAGTGAGTGTGGAGTTATCTGTATTATATGTTTGGCATGTCAttcacctccagcagcagctcctgtgaTGTCGAGGTGTCGGTTTGGATCCGAGGCAGTGCCACCTTTCAGAATTCATCCCTCCAGCGTGACCGGTGCAGTCGGTTCAAGttcaggagcaggagcaggacgAACCCTCGTCTGGAGATTCGAGGATCTTGTTGAGGTTTGGGTCTGAGAGGAGAAGATACACACATTAGTAAATCAGGGATGTGGCTGAAATCTGCTTGCTCATTGATTCttctgacacaaacaataacatctTCTTCATATTCAGGGTGAAACCAATGTGCACCCACACAATTCCACAATTTTAcgtttctatttctatttcacGTACTCCTGTTTTTGGCTGTTTGACAGTTTTCCATCCTATTATATCTGATCATATCTTCACTTGTTTCACAAATGGTTAGGATATAGGGACAGTATGAGGACGGATACACCACAATAGAAACTTTACGGTTTTAAGTTTGGTCTCCTCTGGAAATGATTGTTTAAAGTGAGACTGTAACTTGTTCAGGAGACTTAAAGGagaatgaaaataattcataatCAGCTAAATAAATGATCTAATATGGCCATTGTTGTGTTACTTGACACACTGGACTTTTctatagagtgtgtgtgttgattctgtgtgtgtgcgtgtgtgtgtttgtgttgaatttgaataataaaCTCTTTCTATCttccttttatttaaatgtaactaTTGCACTTCTGCCCTGAGCGGTTTCCTCCATCGCACCGTTGACCCCTGTGCTAAATTGCCTACgacaaatacaactttaaaaactTGATTGTGTGAAGTCCCTGTGAGGAAATGGAAGAGAAATCAaactcatcttcttcttcttcatcttcttcatctcacCACCTGTGGCCGCCGTTCAGcacaacccacacacacctgagaagCTTTGAATCATCACATCCTCTGTGTTCAGTCACTTTAAAGTGGAACTTGTAACATAAGGTTCACGTGGACATATTCTCGTGTCTGTAAAACGTGGCTCCATCAACACATTTAGCTAAAAGGATGCTAAAGGTCAGGTGTGAaatattttacttgttttaacGATGAATTCTTACGTGTAAAAGTTTGTTTccgtttcttttcttctcttctcttctctgtaaTATTCTGCTGGTTCGCTTCTTCCCTTCATTTTTTGAACTTTCATCTTAAATCTAAACGTTTTATTTGCGCGTcgttcactttaaaaaaacaactggataCTGAGCTTCCGGTTTCGGGGGGCCGGTCCCTCACAGAAATCCGTCCGTGCGAAAACccagaaggagaagaggaagcggCCATGGCGACAATGATTGAGGAAAATGGTCCTTCCAGTCACGTATGTAGTAAATATCATAGTTTTATATTATCGTTCTCTTTGTTTAAACGAGATAATAAACCTTTTTGActtgaaacacattttatcagcATCAAGGCTTCGGTTATAGTTTAACATGTAGCTGGTGGCTAACGAGCTAGCTTGCACCACTATCTTAACCCCTGTTAAACAAGCTGTATTTAATAAGATTTACCAGTTTATGATTGCATACATAACCTTTTAGATGTAAATATTAATCTGAGGTCATACAGAGTACATGTTCCTGAGTGTGTATgattataaaacatgtttcccAATGCTAACTGAGCAGCAAACACAGATGTGTCTCATAATCTATTGTAGATTATTGTcagcaatataaataaatatatatcattatCAGAGCTCAAATCAATTTCTCAGCTTTTATAAAGTGATAAAATAGAAAACCATTAAAAGAAAGCATCTAATGTACATGTTATTTTGGTCATTAATTAAACAAGTACCAATTAACAGCTTTAATTAAATATACACTAAAGTTCTTTGTTACTTTTCTGTGGACACACAGGAGCAGCCTGGAATGTCCTCGTCCTACCAGGCCAGGCACAAGCTGGAGGGGCTCCTGAACAAGAACATGAAGATCCGCATGACGGACGGACGCACCCTGGTGGGACTCTTCCTCTGCACGGACCGGGACTGCAACGTCATCCTGGGCTCGGCTCAGGAGTTTCTCAAATC
The genomic region above belongs to Hippoglossus hippoglossus isolate fHipHip1 chromosome 18, fHipHip1.pri, whole genome shotgun sequence and contains:
- the naa38 gene encoding N-alpha-acetyltransferase 38, NatC auxiliary subunit; the protein is MATMIEENGPSSHEQPGMSSSYQARHKLEGLLNKNMKIRMTDGRTLVGLFLCTDRDCNVILGSAQEFLKSTDTFSQGEPRVLGLAMIPGHHVVSIEVEADSLEDTDGFRVNH